DNA from Lemur catta isolate mLemCat1 chromosome 7, mLemCat1.pri, whole genome shotgun sequence:
TGCCCACTTGACTCAAAGACAGTTCCTAGGGTAATATTTCCTTATTGGGGGAATATTCTTAATCCCTGCCCaatcaataaaaatggaaatttgctttatttcaaTTCAAATATCATTAAGTCTCAAGCTTTTACTGCTAACTTACTATTTGTTAAGCCTTTTGCTAGGAGTTTTGAGGGAATGAGGAAAAGGGAAATTTATCATTTCTGCCCCAAAGATATCATATCTGGACAGAgatatgcatgtgcacatgtgcatacagagagacacacacatatcAATAAGGTGTGAGATGAAAAGGGCTCAGGGATAACTCTTGTAATTCATATTTAAGCCTGCAGCAACACTTTGAATTCCTCTTTCCTATTCCTCCTCCAAATGCCTAGTGTGGAGCTTTGCTCATAGCAGAAACACAATCAGAGTTTATGGGCTTAATAATTGTCCTGACCCCTTGCAGTGATTCAGAGCAATCCCCTCTTGCAGGAGAACATGGTGACAATTCCCTGCCTTATTGGCTGGGTCTTAATGCTGTAGATGATGGGGTTGAGCACAGGCGGCACAAAGAGGTAGATGCTAGACATGAGCGTGTGGACCATGGGTGAAGCATGCTTGGCAACACGATGCATCACAGACACACCAATCATAGGCACATAGTACACAAGCACAGCACAGATATGTGACACACATGTGTTGAGGGCTTTCCACCGTCCCTCCCCAGAGGCAATGCCCAGCACTGTGTAAAGAATCAACACATAAGAGACCACAATGAGCAGTGAGTCCAGCCCAAAAGtggacagaacaatggccaagcCCAGGATGCTATTGAGCTTAGTATCAGCACAAGGCAGCTGGATCAGGTCTGAGTGGAGGCAGTAGGAATGAGAGAGGACGTTAGTGTGACAATAGGGCAATTGCCTCAGAAGGACTGGAAGCGGGGCCATGAGTGCCACACTCTTCAGTGTAATGCTTAGACCAATGCAGATAATTCGGGGAAGGGTCAGGATGGCTGTATAGCGCAGCGGGTTGTAGATGGCTACAAAGCGGTCATAACTCATGGCCAGTAGGACCCCTGACTCCATGCAGGAGAAGGTGTGAATGAAAAACATCTGGGCCAGGCAGCCATCAAAGTCAACTCTGCGGGCATCAAACCAAAGGATGTCCATAACAGTAGGCAGTGTGGACACGGAGACCCCCACCTCAGTGACAGCCAACATGGAGAGGAACAGGTACATGGGCTCATGTAGGGCAGGGTCCACCTGCACTGCTGCCATGATTATGCTGTTTCCCACAATGGCTACAATGTACAAGGTGAAGAAAGGAATGGAGAGCCAGCCATGTTGAGCCTCCAGTCCTGGGATGCCAGTCAGGAAGACAGATAGAAGGTCAAGACTGTCATTGCTCTCAGCTCCCATGCCACCAACAGCAGAGATCAATCTCCACCTGCCATTTGAACAAAAAGTGAAGTTAGCTCCCACCTGTTGGGTCTTCTGCCTTATAGGCCCACCTGAAAAACTGAAgaatggggatggggggaggtgggagaagtTGAATTCATCTACATCATTCTGAATAAAATACAATAGACatcctcttctttcctcctgttCCCCTGAGTTCTAGAATCCTAAAATGTTACAGGGAAAGGAGATATGTCAGACCGctcatgttttctaaaatatttttaatgctttttattgatacataatatttgtacatatttatgaagtaaatttgacattttattacaGGTATAgcatgtgtaatgatcaagtcaggctACTGAAGATACCTATTACCTTGAGCATTTATCACTTCTATGTGTTGGCAACATTTAaaaagtcctctcttctagccactttgaaatatacagtacattgttattaactatagccaccctactctgctatcaaacatcaaaacttattccttctatctaactgtatgtttgtaccaaCCTTTCTTCACCCCCCTAACACTCCCTTCCCAGTGTCTGGTAATTATCATTCTGtgctctgtctccatgagatcagcCTTTTCAGCTCCCATGtgttagtgagaacatgtgatatttcagACTGCTTGATCTTCTAAGAGACAGTATAGCTTAAACACTAAGAGCAGGAACGTTGAAATAAATCACACCTAGGTCAGAATCCATACTTGGCTAGTTACTAGTGTGATATGGGCAACTTATTTATTCTGattaaaaagtttgttttgttttgtttttaacttgtaaaattaagataataatacCATTCTATTGCTTGAGtacaaggaaaaaatgagaaaattaatatagTATGTTTGGTGTTTTAGAGCTCTGCAAATGGATTCTGCAAGATGTTAGTGTAAAATCCAGTTTAGTTTACACTCAGAGTGACCTTGAGCAGATAATttaaactttctgagcctcagggtCTCTACCTGTAAACTGGGGGTACACCTGTCTTGTAAGGATAAATAAACATTGCATGGCATATGAAGCATTggataaatataaactattttattcttAGAGAGacactaaggcccagagaggaagcGTGAGTAACACCAATGGCTTAAGAATCCATTTCTGCAGAGCCTAGAGTACAGTTTAGATCTATGAACTTCTCTTGTAGCAATTCCAATTTCACTATGATGATGAGAGTAAACCCCAGGTTGGAGTCATCAGAAAGAATTTACTTTCAGCTTTTCCAGTGCAGATCTGAGAAGACAAGGAGACTTGGTAAAGTTACAGTTTTCACAAGCTTCTAGGCAGTGGAGATGTTCAAGCAAAGACTGGATAACCCTTAAAGGAAATGCTGGAAAGGGAATGCCAGCATCTGCTGAATTGGGTTAAAGGCCCTTTCAACTCTCCTCTGCCCTCAGGCCTGAGATTCCAGACTGGCCAGGTCTTTCCTATTCTATGACAGAACAGCTGGAGGTGGGTCTGTGTGGGACAGACAGAGGCACATTATCAACCTCTGCCGTGTGATCGTCCACGTGTCTTTCCCTGCTTAAGCAGTGTCTGGCAGCCCTCTCTGAAAGTGGTTAGGAGACCACGAAGCCATTTAAATAGATATTGCTTTTACTGTGGAAAACCTATATAAAAATGAGATGTGgagatttttaaattgtggccaATTATGCAAACAGACACAGGCATCAACAGAGATCACTCAAAGATACAGAGGCATGATGAGAGAGTCTGAGAGAACCATACAGATGCACAGACAGAACTATAGATAGAGACATGCTTCTCATGTACACACCTAGAAGGCACAGACAAATTCAAACTCACCTGAGAGAGCTTTGTGAAGTGACAGTTGGATCAATAGGCAGGGGGCCAGAGCACACGATGACTCCAGAATGGGCCTCAGGCAGGCACTAGCCAAGAGACCAGGCCGACTTTATGTGTCTGAGTGGGAGTTCCCAGGGGCCAGGCCCTCTGGGGTCCTGCTTTGCCTGAGTGTGATGTTTTGCTAGtggtggggaaaggagaggggtTAGATATCACCTGGGGAACAgaaagataagaagaaaaaaaaaaacacttccccTGGAGATACTGCCCTCTCCCCATAGAGAAAATGAACTTTCAGCTCCAGTCTTGTGATGAAGAAGATGAAGACAAATTCCTCCTAGCTCCATAGCGACACCCTCCCACAGTGATCCAGTCTCAAAACTGGAACCGCATGCCCAGAACCTAGAGTCTAGGTCCCTGAATTCTCTAAGCTTAAAACCCAAATCCGAGGCAGAACCAAGAGCTTGGATGTCAGTGGGCAAATTCCAGAGCTAAGATCTCAGAAATCAGAGCTTTGAGCCCAGAGACAACCCCAAGATTTAAACAGTAAAGGATATGACTTTGGGTTTCTTAGTCCACTTAACTCTACTGTTCTCTATTCAATTTCCACTCCCATCGTTATTCCCTCAAGCCTCCACCAACTTCCACAAGTTTGAGGTCTCGCCCAGGATACTGAAATTCCACGGGGTTCAAAATCACACAAACTCAGGGTtaagtcctggctttgccacctACCAGCTTCATGATTTTAGGGATTGACATTGCTTTATCTTGGAACCTGATCTATACAAAGGTTAGCACCTATCTATCTGGGATAGGGattcaaatgaaaagaagaaagtaattggtttgtttgtttgtttattattatttgcagaaaaggcatacaaatttatttaatgagcaTATACAGGAAGAATCAAAGTGATTGCCCACCCCTCAGTGGAGTTCAGAAGCTTAAGTACCATCCTGGAAAAATAGGTTATGGGATGGGAGAGAAGAGGAATGCTGTGGAGGGGCAATAAACGACTGCTAAGGAGAACGAATGGATCCAGGAACAGAGATTAACTTGTAAATAGCTCTCTTTGATAGTCAAAAGAGTCTGTTCAGGTGTGGTTACATTCTTGATCTtacagggagggaaagaaaaaacaattgttcTCCTTGGTGAATCTGGATCTTAGGCAGATAAAGGCCTGTGCTTTGGGGGAGAACTTGAGTCTTCTTCGGTTCAGCATGTCAAAGTGCCATGTTTGGGGGTATTGGTTTCTGAGCTCCAACATCCCCCTGTGTAAAACTTTCCTAGAATTTCATACACTAAAAGTGAGTTGGTAGctgtggagaaaaaaattgagttgATAGCTCAGGGGCAAAGGATTCCATTAAACCAGTCTCCCACTTCTGGGACTAGGCCAGTcccaggtttgtttgtttttagttaaaTGTGCCACACATGATAATTGTCCTTATCATAAGTTCTGTTACAGATCTCAATTTCAGATCTCCCAAACAGGTTCTTTTACCcagctcttggacttcccattaaatatttcattttacctCTTCCTTGTTTCAGTTTCAAATAGAGTGAGGGTACACTGAGGAGAAAAAATAGGAACAGGgctttcctcctttcctgtcaATCAAGTGATAAGTACGAGGAGGCAGACAGAAGCTGGGAATAAGGGAAGTGTTCCATTCCCCATGTGGAACTCTGAAGTATCAGAGGGGCAGTTTGAAAAGAACCCCTTCTGCTTTCCGTTATTACTATAGGATCGATGGGATCAGACATAATGAGCTGGGAACCAGGAGATGTAATTCAGGAGAATGCAGGCAGCAGCCTTATGGGTAAGGACACAGAGtcacagaaaaagaaggagaCTGAAATAATGCCTCAGATTGAGCACAAGTCTCTGGAAAGAAGAGGCCAGGCTTTGAGAAAAGGAGTGAAGAGACTCTGGCTATGCTATTAGAGGAGGAATGAAGGGAACAAACGTCAGTCTGGGGCCAATTCCTTCATTCATACAATTAGTCATTTGGTTGTTCATTTAAATCACATGCACTGGTGTGCCAAACTCTGTGCTGGTGCAAGGTTTTAGCTTTGACTGCCattatttccccttttttgacttttgaaatttttttccaggACTCAGTTTCTGCCTCCATTAAATGGGGAGATAAGAGAAATCCTAAATACTCATTCATTCTGATAGTGATAATGCTGAACAACATCTGTGCAAATCGCAACACAGAGGGTTTATTGTGTTAAATATCATCTATGGGGAAATTATAAAGCTCTTTCTTACTCAAagtttaaatagagaaataaatatgccCTATAGAATGCAAGTGGAACTTTCTACTATGTAGCAAAGCAAGGACAGGCACAATCTGCAGATAAGTGTTTGATAGAGAAGAATACAAAAAGATTAAACatatctcatttaaaaagtgaagaattAATATACTTGCAGAAAAGGCAAAGAAGTCTTAGAAGAGCTCCTGATCAGGGGGCCTGTGTACATTGAAGCACCATTGACAAAATACTCTTGCCTAACCCTCCATCTCACTGTGACAACCaactaattttctctctctctctctccctcccctctctctctctctctttctttctctctctctcagttctaTTTGCCCAGATGGAAGCCATAAAATTGGAGTTTGCCTGAATTTTGGATGTCAAGTAGGTTGGGATGGCAGGGTATAGGAAttaggggaaaggaagaaaattacaTCATGGGGCAATGACTGTGGAGTGGCTGAATTCTCTGAAGCTATTTTTGTGTTCCACCTGCCGCGCCTTGTGTAGATAATAAAGCTACAAGTCTACATTTCCCCTCTCCAACAAAATTGTGCTCTGAGTTGTGATGCTCTCAGTTTCCCCCAAGTTTGAAAAGTTATTCACGAGTTGTCTTAGGCAATCTCTTAGGACCTTGTTCCCCAAATGTTTCAGTGGGAAACTTCCTCTTTCTCTAAGCAAAGCTACTTGCAATATTCCCAAATATTATAGACAAATATTCTAAGTTAAAGATTCTCCATCTTATACATGTATCAGAATAACTTGGAGAAGTTATTAAAGCACAAAATTCTGGGTCCTATCGCTCAGAGTTTCTGGGTCAGGAGGTCTGAGGAAAATCCTCAGAATTTGCATCCCTAACAAGTTTCCAGCCGATTCTGATGTTGCTGGTCTGGGAATCATATATTGAGAAGCACTTTTCCAAACTCTAGTTACTCATGAGTCTTTTTACTCTTGTTACACAGCAGATTGGCAGCAACCTAACACCTAAAAGGGGTTAGAAACATTGTGCTTCTCAAGCTTTAATCATCCGAGGTTCTTATTAAATGCTGTTCTTATTCCATAGGTCTAGTGTGGGACCAAAGATTCTGTTTCTTTAACAAGCTATCAGCTATCAGATATGCCAATGGTATTGTTCATTGAACCATACTCGGAATAATAAGGTTCTAAACTTTTCTGCCTAAATGTTTCTTCTCAGGCAGCATGTCTGCCAAAACCAGTACCCTCCCTTCACCTGCCATCCTGTATCAAGTGCTCTTTCTCATCTCTCTTATGCTTCACAAGCTACTTCATAACCACTCAAAATAGCCTGTCTTTATTTCTGCAAACCAAATAGATCTTCTCTCTTTCATGAAACCACCAAGCCTCCctagtattttttctattttaatgtttatcattCTCTTACTCTGGGTGGTAGTAGAATTATTTGTGTTCAAGTTGTTTACCCTGCAGAGCTTCAGTTATACCCCTATATGTCAAACGTTTTCAGGACATCTAT
Protein-coding regions in this window:
- the LOC123642608 gene encoding olfactory receptor 51I2-like, which produces MGAESNDSLDLLSVFLTGIPGLEAQHGWLSIPFFTLYIVAIVGNSIIMAAVQVDPALHEPMYLFLSMLAVTEVGVSVSTLPTVMDILWFDARRVDFDGCLAQMFFIHTFSCMESGVLLAMSYDRFVAIYNPLRYTAILTLPRIICIGLSITLKSVALMAPLPVLLRQLPYCHTNVLSHSYCLHSDLIQLPCADTKLNSILGLAIVLSTFGLDSLLIVVSYVLILYTVLGIASGEGRWKALNTCVSHICAVLVYYVPMIGVSVMHRVAKHASPMVHTLMSSIYLFVPPVLNPIIYSIKTQPIRQGIVTMFSCKRGLL